The Methanothrix soehngenii GP6 genome has a window encoding:
- a CDS encoding DUF5611 family protein, whose translation MDYSFKRGFKPDMERIRKVLEEEFPAEIKELDGMLSLSFGALKSIQVSINNKKLNVTTESYSDAKDDQILDTNKRFRNFLEKATGYTAKQRLQMAKKEVSKESKGS comes from the coding sequence ATGGATTACTCATTCAAGCGCGGATTCAAGCCCGACATGGAGAGAATCAGAAAGGTTCTGGAAGAGGAGTTCCCCGCAGAGATAAAAGAGTTGGACGGAATGCTCTCGCTCTCCTTTGGCGCCCTGAAAAGCATCCAGGTATCGATCAATAATAAGAAGCTCAATGTCACCACTGAATCGTATTCGGACGCAAAAGACGATCAGATCCTGGACACCAACAAGCGCTTCCGAAATTTTTTGGAAAAAGCGACCGGATATACTGCAAAACAGCGGCTGCAGATGGCCAAAAAAGAGGTCTCAAAGGAAAGCAAAGGATCTTAA